In one window of Solanum pennellii chromosome 2, SPENNV200 DNA:
- the LOC107009352 gene encoding equilibrative nucleotide transporter 3-like: MANAISSRSPSPTRLEGKFMGIFVCWILGFGSLVSWNSLLSIGDYYYALFPDYHPSRVLTLVYQPFALGTMAILAYNEAKVDTRKRNLAGYVLFTSSTVALIVLDLATSGRGGIGNYIGICFIVGCFGVADAHVQGGMVGDLAFMCPEFMQSFFGGLAASGALTSGLRLITKAAFENSNNGLRKGVMLFLAISAFFEFLCILLYAFVFPKLPIVKHYRSKAAAEGSTTVAADLAAAGIGIQPMEKANNDAKQSERLTTKQLLLQNIDYELNLYLIYVLTLSIFPGFLYENTGTHQLGSWYPLVLIAMYNVWDLIGRYVPLIKKIELQSRKGLIVATLSRFSFIPCFYFTAKYGDQGWMIFLVSFLGLTNGYLTVCVMTAAPKGYKGPEANALGNLLVLFLLAGIFSGVALDWLWIIGNGKF; this comes from the exons ATGGCTAATGCTATTTCAAGTAGAAGTCCAAGTCCTACAAGGCTTGAG GGGAAATTTATGGGTATTTTTGTTTGTTGGATTTTGGGATTTGGGTCACTTGTTTCTTGGAACAGTTTATTGAGCATAGGAGATTACTATTATGCATTGTTTCCA GATTATCATCCTTCAAGGGTACTCACACTAGTGTATCAGCCATTTGCACTTGGAACAATGGCAATTCTTGCGTATAATGAGGCAAAAGTTGATACAAGAAAGCGTAACTTAGCTGGATATGTACTGTTTACCTCAAGTACAGTCGCACTTATAGTG TTGGATCTTGCAACTTCCGGTAGGGGTGGGATAGGAAATTATATTGGTATATGTTTCATAGTAGGATGTTTTGGAGTTGCAGATGCTCATGTTCAAGGTGGAATGGTTGGAGATTTAGCTTTCATGTGCCCCGAGTTTATGCAA TCGTTTTTTGGTGGTCTTGCTGCATCTGGTGCACTTACCTCTGGTTTAAGGCTAATAACCAAAGCAGCTTTTGAAAACAGTAACAATGGCCTTCGCAAAGGAGTTA TGTTGTTCCTTGCTATCTCCGCATTCTTTGAATTCCTATGCATCCTTCTATATGCATTCGTATTCCCCAAGCTACCAATTGTGAAGCACTACCGTTCAAAGGCAGCTGCAGAAGGATCAACAACTGTTGCAGCTGACTTGGCTGCTGCAGGCATTGGAATTCAACCAATGGAAAAA GCTAACAACGATGCTAAGCAATCAGAACGTCTGACCACCAAACAATTGCTTCTCCAGAacattgattatgaattgaaCTTGTACTTGATTTATGTCCTCACTTTATCTATTTTCCCCGGATTCTTGTATGAAAACACTGGTACTCACCAATTGGGATCATG GTACCCTCTAGTTCTGATAGCAATGTACAATGTTTGGGATCTGATAGGAAGATACGTTCCACTGATTAAGAAAATCGAGCTTCAATCACGAAAGGGCCTCATCGTTGCAACCCTCTCTCGTTTCTCGTTTATCCCTTGCTTCTATTTCACTGCAAAATATGGTGATCAAGGCTGGATGATATTTCTCGTATCCTTCTTGGGACTCACAAATGGTTACCTCACTGTTTGTGTCATGACAGCTGCACCTAAAGGATACAAG GGTCCTGAGGCAAATGCATTGGGTAACTTGCTAGTGTTATTCCTACTAGCTGGTATATTTTCCGGTGTTGCTTTGGATTGGTTGTGGATTATTGGTAACGGAAAATTCTGA
- the LOC107012055 gene encoding uncharacterized protein LOC107012055: MSGSIHAPPEFDSGNGDSVASTPRSEHHHHHMYDDTTATQPRARFMCSFGGKIVLRPHDNQLRYVGGDTRIVAVNRHTTFAALLGKLSKLIGYPNINIKYQLPNEELDALITVTTDEDLENMMEEYDRLTQNQKSARLRLFLFPNDSGSRASTISSILDGSSKREQWFVDALNGGAGPGLERGRSEVSSIVSEVPDYLFGLDNSDDPPRESKFVKNKIISEPGSPAPPIVSSPYCSISSSSMTVMPDLPPVKTKLDKPNPSAEFRETPVVSATETGERTVQQQQQSYPSSPLWHYPAPPVQTIPVYYVPGSVQPGNIPVQPITLRAPYIHPFPVPPNQLPVGYPPASSMGQVYSGLRPVMSVDPNELRVVTEGMNYYAVRNSGVVPGYGGPVSEEMQGSGGDGMSGRVSQ, from the coding sequence ATGAGTGGGTCTATTCACGCGCCGCCAGAGTTCGACTCCGGCAACGGCGATTCAGTAGCCTCCACACCTCGCTCGgagcaccaccaccaccacatgTATGATGACACCACCGCTACACAGCCACGTGCCCGTTTCATGTGCAGCTTCGGTGGCAAAATTGTGCTCAGGCCACACGACAATCAACTTCGTTACGTCGGCGGCGATACTCGAATTGTTGCGGTGAACCGCCACACTACCTTCGCAGCTCTCCTCGGAAAACTCTCCAAACTCATCGGATATCCAAACATTAACATCAAGTACCAGCTACCTAACGAGGAACTGGACGCTTTGATAACCGTCACAACCGATGAAGATTTGGAGAATATGATGGAAGAGTACGATCGGCTTACGCAGAATCAGAAATCGGCTCGGCTTCGTCTCTTCCTTTTCCCTAACGATTCTGGTTCCAGAGCCAGCACTATCAGCTCCATCCTCGACGGCTCATCTAAGCGAGAGCAATGGTTTGTTGACGCTCTCAATGGTGGCGCCGGTCCGGGTCTGGAGCGTGGGCGATCCGAAGTATCGTCTATTGTTTCTGAAGTTCCGGATTACTTGTTCGGGCTGGACAATTCCGATGACCCGCCCCGCGAATCAAAATTCGTGAAGAACAAGATAATTTCGGAGCCGGGCTCACCCGCTCCGCCCATTGTTTCTTCTCCTTATTGCTCTATTTCATCATCATCTATGACAGTGATGCCGGATCTTCCACCGGTTAAAACAAAGCTCGACAAACCAAATCCGTCAGCTGAATTTAGAGAAACACCGGTTGTGAGTGCGACTGAAACCGGTGAAAGGACGGTTCAACAGCAACAACAGAGTTATCCAAGTAGTCCACTATGGCATTACCCAGCACCACCGGTGCAAACCATACCCGTTTACTATGTCCCGGGTTCGGTTCAGCCCGGAAATATCCCGGTTCAACCCATTACATTAAGGGCTCCATATATTCATCCTTTTCCAGTTCCTCCGAATCAATTACCCGTCGGGTATCCACCCGCTTCAAGTATGGGCCAAGTATATAGTGGATTGAGGCCGGTAATGAGTGTTGACCCGAATGAATTAAGGGTTGTTACTGAAGGAATGAATTACTATGCAGTTAGGAATTCAGGAGTTGTTCCGGGTTATGGAGGTCCAGTTAGCGAAGAAATGCAGGGATCCGGAGGTGATGGAATGTCGGGTCGGGTCTCCCAATGA